From the genome of Carnobacterium viridans:
TTTGTATCGCAAGAATTAGGTGAGAACCCAATGCCCTTACAAGTACCTGTTAAAATTGCCAGCTATTACACACAATTGATCAATTCCGCATCTCAATTGATTGAAACGCAACAAATCACTGATTTTGTGGAGGCGATTCATCTTTCCAATAAGATTCTAATTTGTGGAGTGGGAAATTCAGGATTGAGTGCTATGGAATTGAAGTACCGCTTAGTTAGAATGGGCTTGATTGTTGATGTCGTAACCGATCCCCATATGATGTTAATGGACGCCGTCTTGTTAAAAAAATATGATTTGATGATTGCCATTTCGAATTATGGACAAACACAAGCTGTCATTGATGCCTGCACGATAGCAAAAAAAGAGCATGCTACCGTTTTTGTCATTACCAATCAAAATCACACACCTTTAACAAACATTGCCGATCAAGTGCTATTTGCTTCTGGTCGAACATCTATTCCAGATGATCAGTTTATTAATAGCCAATTGCCGATTCATTTTATTTTAGATGTATTGTGCTATGTCTTGTTAGAAAATAAATCTTATAAAAATAACCGCAAAAAAACGATATTTGCTTTAGACTTACATTAACTCAAAAAAGCTAGTAAGAAAATGGGACAATCCCACTATCTTACTAGCTTTTCGCTTTACTTTACTTTACTTCTTTCATTTTCCCAACAAATTCAGCCGTAATCAACTGAGGACGAGTGATTGCACTTCCTACTACGATAGAATGAACACCAAGCTCTTTACATCTCTTTGCTTTCTCAGGTGTGTCTATGTGGCCTTCAGCAATGACAGGAACTTTCACGGATGCTAAAATAATTTTTAAACGTTCAAAATCATTATCCGCAATATTGTCACCTTGTGATTCTTTCGTATAGCCCATTAAGGTAGTAGAGACACAATCAAAGCCTAATCGTTCTGCTTCAATCGCTTCATCAATAGTTGCTGTATCAGCCATTAATAAAATTGACGGATATTTCGCATGAATAGCTTGAACAAATGATTCTAGTGTTTCGCCATTTGGTCTAACACGACTTGTAGCATCTAATGCTATCATATCGCATTTAGATTCAGCTAATTCATCGATTTCTTTCATCGTTGCCGTAATAAAAACTTCTGAATCGTCATAATCTCTTTTTACAATTCCGATAACTGGCAACTCAGTATTTTTCTTAATTTCAATAATATCTTCTTTTGAATTTGAACGAATTCCTTTTGCTCCGCCTTCTTCAGCAGCGACTGCCATTCTTCCCATAATATATGAGCTATGCAATGGTTCATGGTCTAATGCTTGGCAAGAAACAATTAATTCTGATTTTACTTTATCTAACATATTCATTTTATTCGTCTCCTAACATTTCTTCGATTTCATTTTTTATAACTGATACTTGTGGACCATAGACGACCTGAATTCCATTTCCTCTTTTGATCAGTCCTTGGCTTCCAGTTTCTTTTAATAGTTCTTCATTAACTAACGTCTCGTCTTTAACTGTAACACGTAATCTTGTTGCACAGTTGTCAACATTCACTAAGTTTTCTTCGCCACCCAGACCATTAATAATATCTAGTGCACGACCTTCTACTTTAGTTTTGTTGCCAGCCACTTCTACTTTATCTGTTCTACCAGGTGTTTGGAAGTTGAATTTTTTAATTAGGAATGTAAATGTAAAGTAATATAAGAAGAACCAAACTACTCCAATAACTACAACCATGATCCAGTTTGTTCGTTCATTTCCTTGCAAGACTCCGAATAAGATAAAGTCAATAAATCCACCTGAGAAAGTTTGTCCAATTGTGATTTCAAAGATATGCGCTAACATGAATGCAAGACCGTCGAATACAGCATGCACAACATATAATGCAGGTGCTATAAATAAAAATGAAAATTCAAGCGGTTCTGTGATTCCTGTTAAAAAAGATGTTAAAGCAGCTGACAACATCAACCCTCCAACTACTTTTTTATTTTCTGGTTTTGCTGTTCTATAGATGGCAAATGCAGCACCAACTAAACCAAACATCATCGTGATAAAACGTCCTGACATAAAACGTGCTGTTCCGCTAAAGAATTCTTGTGTTGCTGGATCAGCTAATTGTGCAAAGAAAATATTTTGTGTTCCTTGAACAAGTTCTCCACCAATTTCCATTGTTCCTCCCACAGCTGTTTGCCAAAAAGGAAGATAAAAAATATGATGCAATCCAACAGGTCCAAGCATACGCAGGATAAATCCGTACAAGAATGTGCCTAAGTAACCAGTAGCATTAACCACATCTCCTACATTTGTAATCAGCCCTTGGAATACAGGCCAGATAAAGTACATAATAGTTCCTAAAATAATTGCTGAGAATGACGTAATGATTGGAACAAAACGTGAACCACCAAAGAATCCAAGATAAGTGGGTAATTCAATTTTGTTAAAGCGATTGTGTAAATAACTTGCTAAAATCCCAACAATAATCCCACCAAATACTCCTGTTTCAAGTGTTTGAATACCTAATGTACTTCCTTGACCAACAGCAGCAAGATTATCTACAGCTAATAATCCAGTAATAGTCAAAATAGCATTTATTGTTGAGTGCATGACCAAGTAGCCAATCAACGCTGCTAATGCTGCTGTTCCTTTGTCTGATTTTGCTAAACCGATGGCTACTCCTATCGCAAATATAACCGGTAAATTACTAAAAACAATATTTCCAGCACTACTCATAATAGTAAAGATAGCTTGTAACCAAGCTACATCTAGAACGGGATAAGCATTAACTGTATTGGGATTAGATAATGATCCTCCAATTCCTAAAAGTAATCCTGCAGCAGGTAAAATTGCGATTGGCAGCATAAAGGATTTTCCAAATTGTTGTGCTTTCTCAAAAAACGTTTTCATTTTCTCATTCTCCTCTTCTCTTTTTGAACTACAGTTAGTTTATACTATGAAAACATTTCCGTCAACTACATTTTAAAGAAAACATTTCCACTAAGATAAAAAAACCTATCTATCAAAGTTACTAATAAAAAAAGATTGAGCCCTATGAAATTTTTCATCAGTGCTCAACCTTTTATTTATTTACTTCTTATCAGATTGTTGCTCTTTTTCTTCATATTCTTGATCATTGTCTTTGCCATAATACTCTTCATTGTATTCTTGTTCTTCTTCTGGATCATTTTCTTCTTCTGGGTCATTTTCTTCTTTTGCTTCTTGTTCTTCTTTTTCTTTTGCTTCTTGCTCTTCTTTTTTGGCCAGTTTTTCATCGTCATAAATAAAGACATTATGGAAAATTTTTAAAATTGGTCGGGCGGTTAAAAAAAATCCGCCTACTAGATAAAGATAGGTTCCATAAATATCTGGAATGGGAGTTAATGTTGCTAAACTTCCAATTATATAAAAGATACCTGTTAAGATATCATTTGTTAATGATATTAGTGTGTAACGATTTTGAAAATACAACCGAAATCGTCCAGTCTTAATCTCGATATCTTCTTCTTTGTCAGGTATAACGTCATGTTCTTTACGTTCTATTTTCGGCATGTTGATTTACCCTCACTTTTTTCATGTTCGTATAATAAGTAGTATACAAAACTCCGTATCACCTTTCAAAAAAAACGAATCAGAAACCATTGTCATTAAAAAATGCCTACTGAATAATGAGAACTTGCACGTTTTTAATTCTAGTATTAGAATTGATAAGTTGAGAAATAAACTGCTTAAGAAGATTCTGGAGGAAATAAATATGAATACAAAGAAACAAACATCCCAATTGATAGTTTTTGCCTTACTCATTTTTTTAAGTGCTTGCGGATCAAACGAAAAATCTAATGAACAGAATGAATCGTCAGAGGCTGTCCTTGCTTCTGAACAAGTCATGCACTTAACTGTAGAGAGTGAATTAGCAACAACAGACAGTGTTCTAGTTGCTGAAAATATTACTTTTGCTGGCGTTAATCAGTTTATTGAGGGACTCTATCGATTAGATGAAAATAATGAGCCAATCCCTGCCTTAGCTGAAAGTGAAGAGATTTCAGAAGATGGATTAACCTATACCTTCCATTTAAGAGACGATGCTAAATGGTCAAATGGCGAACCCGTTACCGCACATGACTTTGTATTTTCGTGGCGTCGAAATGTTGACCCCACTTCTGGTGCAGCTTATGCGTACTTATTTGAAGATATAAAGAATGCTTCTGACATCATGACAGAACAACTTCCGCTTGAAGAACTTGGAGTTAAAGCTTTGGATGAGACAACTTTAGAGGTCACACTTGAAACCCCTATTGCTTACTTCCCTTCTCTTATGTCATTTGTGTCGTTTTTTCCACAAAATGAAGCATTTGTAAGAAATGCTGGTGATCAATATGGCACTAGTAGCGAAACAACTTTAACCAACGGTCCTTTCTTACTATCTGATTGGGATAGTGGATTGGATGAAAGCTGGAATTATGAAAAAAATCCAGCTTATTGGGATGCAGAAAATATTCATTTAACTAAAATTACGAATCAAGTAATCAAAGATGTGTCCACTGGCGTAAACTTATTTGAAAAAGGTGATGTTGATAATGCGTTATTGTCTGGTGAATACGCTAAACAATTTCAAAAAGATCCTAGTTACACAGTTGAGTACTTTTCAAGAACTAATTACCTAGAAGTCAATCAATCGGACAACCCCTATTTAAAAAATGAAACCTTCAGAAAAGCACTAGCACTAGCTATCAACCGTGAAGAACTGACTTCAGTCATCTTAAATAATGGTTCTTTACCCATCACTGGATTGGTTCCAGATCACTTTGTTAAAAATCCAGAATCAGGTACTGAATTTGCTGAAGAAGCCGGAGATTTTTATACTTATGACCTGCCCAAAGCACAAATGTTAGTAGAAGAAGCAAAAGCTGAGCTTGGAGTAGATACGATTGAATTAGAATTACTCGGGGATGATGATGAAACAAGCAAGCGAGTTATGGAGTATCTACAAGGAGAATTACAAAATAATTTAGAAGGTGTAAACATCACCCTCCTAAATGTTCCCTTCAGTGCTAGACTAGCTAAAGCTGCGGCAGGTGATTTTGATTTGATTTCATCTGGTTGGAGCGGATATGTTTCAGATCCAATGATCATGTTAGACGTATTGTATAGCACGTCTTCTTATAACAATGGAGGCTATTCAAACGCAGAAGTGGATCAATTAATTGATGATGCTAAAGGAATTCATGCAAATAAGGCTAATTTAAGATGGACTGACATGTTGAAAGCTCATCAAATTGCTTTAGATGATGTGGCACTTATTCCCTTATATCAAAAAGGTGAAGCCATGTTGCGAAATCCCAAAATCAAAAATATCAACATTAATTCAGTAGGCGCTAGATACAGCTATAAAGATGCGTATATTATCGACTAATTTACTAATTTAGTTTAATCCTCTATCTATAAAAAAAGTTCAACAGCATTATTTTTGCTGTTGAACTTTTTTTTATTTTGGTAAGTGATTCAAGAAGTTTTTAGAAGCAAACCCCTGAACTTCTTCTTCAGTAAATCTTTCAAGTAAAGCTTGTATAAAATTTTGAGTTTCTCCCGCATGCGACAATCCTTCAATATACGTACTGATGCCATCAAAATCTGACCCAAAACCAATATTATTAACGGCGCCTAATTCCACCAACCGTTCAACATGAGGAATCAAATCTGCTATTGTTACTAGATTGTTTTCTCCATCTTCAATCGTAAATGTTGGATTAAAAATAACATGAATCATGGCATCGCGTTCAACCATTGCTTTGATCTGATCATCATTTAAATTTCGCACATGACTACATAAAGATAACACATTCGAATGAGTAGCAATAGGATATTGCGCATGCTTCATGACATCCCAAAATCCTTGAACACTTAAATGAGAAACATCAGTGAAGACTTTTCGCTCATTCAAGCGTTTGACGATTTCAAAGCCAAATGTTGTTAATCCACCGCCTCTTGGTTCTCCAACTCCATCAGCTGCAAGATTAGCTGGATTCCAAGTCAATCCTACTGATAGTATTCCAGCATCCAACAAATACTCTAACTTATCCATATCATTGCCAATAGAAGATACACCCTCAAGAGTAAGAAATGATCCTATTTCATTCTCTTTCAACTCATGAATATCCGACCATTTTTTTATTTGTTTTACTTCAGGATGTTTACCAAGTACGTCATTTTGATAAAATGCAATTTGTTCTAAAACCGCTGCAAATTGCTGATCCGATGGCAAACTGGGTTCGATAAAAATAGCAAAAGCCTGTACTTTAACCTTTCCTTCTTTCAAACGTTTAAGATTGACTTCTAATTGATTTGAATCTTTAAAATCTAAGCTACCTTTGTTCACTTGCATCTTATAAAGAACATCACAATGCATATCAATACTATTCAAATGGACCCCTACTTTCTGCTTTTACGCACTCAACTTATATTTCCTCATCATACTTTAACCATAATAGAAGTGCAATACAAAAAAATGATTTTAAATAGCTAAACTGCTTATCTAAAATCATTCATATTGATTAATTTATTTTACGAATAGGTTCTTCTACAAAATAAAGAACTGCCCCTCCAATAACAAAGAGAACGATCAATGCGAATACCCCATTTAAAGAATTCCCCGTTACTTGAGAAATGATTCCAACTAAAAAAGGTCCGACAACTGCTGCAAATTTTCCGAAAATATTATAAAAACCAAAGAATTCATTTGCGTTTTCTTTAGGAATTAATTGACCAAATAAAGAACGGCTAATCGATTGAACTCCACCTTGTGCTGTTCCTACAAGAACGGCTAATATAATAAACGTTAATAAAGAATCTAGCGATAACGCAAAAATACAAATAAACGTATAGGTAACTATTCCTACATAAATCATTTTTTTATTGCCGAATCTACCTGCTAATACTCCATATAAAATAGAAAACGGGAATGCTACAAATTGACAGATTAGCATCACCACAATCAAATCATTGGCCATTAGTCCGACGTCCGCTCCGATAGCAGTTGCCATTTTAAAAATAGTTCCTACTCCATCAATATAGAAAAAATAAGCAATTAAAAATAAAAAAACGTTACGATACTGACGGATATTCCTAATCGTCTCCCACAATCTCAAAAAACTATTTTTAACAACATGTGGTTGTTTTTTTATATACGTTTTTTGTTCGACATTTTTCCAATAAGGAATGGTAAATATAAACCACCAAAGAGCCGTTGCTGCAAATCCACCTTTGATAAGAGCAATTTGTGAAATAGGAAGAATTTGGGTTAATTGAAAGAAAATAAAAATAACAAATGGAATGGAACTGCCAATGTAACCCCATCCGTATCCTGCACTAGAAACACGATCCATTCGATTTAAGGTTGTAGAATCAATTAAAGATGCATCGTAAAAAATGTTGGCTGCACCAAAGCCAATCGAAGATACCGCGTAAATAATCAATAATAACAACCAGTTCTCATCTGGAATAAATGCAAAACTAAACGTCGCAATAATACCCAATCCTGTAGCTAAAGAAAACATTGGATTTCGGTAACCTTTATAATCAGCAATTGCACCTAATATAGGCGCTAACAGCGAAACGGCTAAAGTTCCAATTGCATTAGCATACCCCAAATAAGCAGTTGAATTTACCGCACTCACACCCGCTCCTTCAGAAACTGCTTTGAAGAACAACGGAAAAACAGCTGTAGTAATCATAATCGAATAGGCTGAGTTAGCCCAATCTTGTAAAATCCAACTTTTTTCTATTTTTGTGTATTTAAACCGTTCTTTTCCTATTTCCACTGCTCTCACCTCGCTAATTAAATAATCCCTTTAAAACCTTTCCATCAACAGCCTGTGGAAATTTCAACCCCATTGCATGCAAAAAAGTTGGTCCTTCATCAATTAAACGAGCTACAGGTATTCGTGCATCCGCATTTATACTTGGTCCAGAAATAAATAATGTGGTTTCGTAGTTTTCTTTTTTGGGGCTATACCCATGTGTTCCTTTATGAAAAGGAGTTTCTTTAGTGGATTTAATTTCTTCTAAAAACGAACCGTTGCTATCGCTAATAAAATAATACCCTTTTTTTGCTTCAACTAAAAAACTGCACGTCTCATCTGCTCCTAAACGAGCGGCTTCTTCTTGAGTATAAATCGTTTCGATTTGTTCCGAATGCTGTGCTAAAAGTTGGTGTACTTCAGCTAGGTCTACTTCCGGTTTTGTATAAATATAACAAGAACCATCTGCTCCCTTAGCTAAAACATCCCACTCTTGGATCAGCCCATCTTTAGTTTCTTTTAGCCAGCCCTGTGCTTTGAACAATTGATTTAGCCTAACCACAGTGTGCGTGTCTAATTGGTAGTGATCACCAAATAGAGCTAACACGGTTTCTTCAAAGATACCTTTTTCTTTCATAGCGGTAATGATTTGATTCAAATGATCATCCATGCGTCTAATAGCAGCCTTTGCTTCTTGAGAATCAACACCAAAATGATGTCTTGTACTGTCTAAATCAACTAGATGTATCGCCATTAAATCAGGGTTTTTAGAGTGAATCGTGTCTACAATTCCAGCAGTCAAAAAATGATCTAATTCTGGTTGCTGAATACCTTTACGCATTTTTCCAAATTTACGCTCTAAATCTAAAACGAATTTTGGTGAAGATGACCACAACGAGATTAGTGCTTGTGACTGCCAAGGACGATTGGCGAAAATTTCAGTTAAATTATACTTTATGGCTTTGTTTCGTCCAGTAACCGGCCATAAAAAGGAAGCAATCGTATATCCTGCTTCATGAGCGATATCAAATAAAGTTGGAACTTTGATATCTTTAGCATACCAATGCCAATCCGGTGACTCTCTTTTTGGTTGGACATATGTATTGTTTGTAATACCGTGTTTATTAGGATATACTCCCGTAACAATTGATGTATGAGCCATATAGGTTAAAGATGGGTAAACCGTTTCTACTTTTTCAACTCTTGCACTTCGATCCAATAAATACTTAAATGTTGGAAGCGTTTGGGCATATTCTAAATCTTTTGCACCAAAAGCATCTAAAGAAATCATGTATAGACGTTGTTTCTTCATTCATTCTCCCCCTTGATTAATCTATTATCCCACAAGCTTACTTTTAGAGAAAGAGCATCCGTGTTATTTTTATGTAAAGAGTATTAAATTTTGGATCTTCGCCAAAAGTTGTGGATACAATAAAATAGCATTTCTTCTGGAATAGACGCGCTTGCTTGTGGAGAGCCATGTGACCGTCTGAAGCCAGAGTCTTCAGACTTTCAAGCCTTAAACAAAGCGTAATCGCTGAAGTTCCAACGCTTTGTAATTCGCATTGAATCCTTAGACATGGCTACAAGCAGCCCTTATTCCTCCAGAAATAACCTGTACTCGATTTAATGAATCCACGCTAAAAATTGTAGAGCATAAAGTTTATTTATTTTCGCAAAAAAAAAACACTGATTTTATCAGTGTTTTTTCCGACAGTATTCATTTGCATAAATAGGTCCCATGAATTCCACAAAACAGAGGGGTCCAAACACCTGCATCTTGCAGTTGTACGAAGTACGGTTGTGCCTGTCTAAAGTTCCAATCACTTGTCGCCGCAGCGAAATGACCGAAGTCACCTGATTGGAGGTC
Proteins encoded in this window:
- a CDS encoding dipeptidase, translating into MNSIDMHCDVLYKMQVNKGSLDFKDSNQLEVNLKRLKEGKVKVQAFAIFIEPSLPSDQQFAAVLEQIAFYQNDVLGKHPEVKQIKKWSDIHELKENEIGSFLTLEGVSSIGNDMDKLEYLLDAGILSVGLTWNPANLAADGVGEPRGGGLTTFGFEIVKRLNERKVFTDVSHLSVQGFWDVMKHAQYPIATHSNVLSLCSHVRNLNDDQIKAMVERDAMIHVIFNPTFTIEDGENNLVTIADLIPHVERLVELGAVNNIGFGSDFDGISTYIEGLSHAGETQNFIQALLERFTEEEVQGFASKNFLNHLPK
- a CDS encoding MFS transporter is translated as MRAVEIGKERFKYTKIEKSWILQDWANSAYSIMITTAVFPLFFKAVSEGAGVSAVNSTAYLGYANAIGTLAVSLLAPILGAIADYKGYRNPMFSLATGLGIIATFSFAFIPDENWLLLLIIYAVSSIGFGAANIFYDASLIDSTTLNRMDRVSSAGYGWGYIGSSIPFVIFIFFQLTQILPISQIALIKGGFAATALWWFIFTIPYWKNVEQKTYIKKQPHVVKNSFLRLWETIRNIRQYRNVFLFLIAYFFYIDGVGTIFKMATAIGADVGLMANDLIVVMLICQFVAFPFSILYGVLAGRFGNKKMIYVGIVTYTFICIFALSLDSLLTFIILAVLVGTAQGGVQSISRSLFGQLIPKENANEFFGFYNIFGKFAAVVGPFLVGIISQVTGNSLNGVFALIVLFVIGGAVLYFVEEPIRKIN
- the ptsG gene encoding glucose-specific PTS transporter subunit IIBC, translated to MKTFFEKAQQFGKSFMLPIAILPAAGLLLGIGGSLSNPNTVNAYPVLDVAWLQAIFTIMSSAGNIVFSNLPVIFAIGVAIGLAKSDKGTAALAALIGYLVMHSTINAILTITGLLAVDNLAAVGQGSTLGIQTLETGVFGGIIVGILASYLHNRFNKIELPTYLGFFGGSRFVPIITSFSAIILGTIMYFIWPVFQGLITNVGDVVNATGYLGTFLYGFILRMLGPVGLHHIFYLPFWQTAVGGTMEIGGELVQGTQNIFFAQLADPATQEFFSGTARFMSGRFITMMFGLVGAAFAIYRTAKPENKKVVGGLMLSAALTSFLTGITEPLEFSFLFIAPALYVVHAVFDGLAFMLAHIFEITIGQTFSGGFIDFILFGVLQGNERTNWIMVVVIGVVWFFLYYFTFTFLIKKFNFQTPGRTDKVEVAGNKTKVEGRALDIINGLGGEENLVNVDNCATRLRVTVKDETLVNEELLKETGSQGLIKRGNGIQVVYGPQVSVIKNEIEEMLGDE
- a CDS encoding alkaline phosphatase family protein; protein product: MKKQRLYMISLDAFGAKDLEYAQTLPTFKYLLDRSARVEKVETVYPSLTYMAHTSIVTGVYPNKHGITNNTYVQPKRESPDWHWYAKDIKVPTLFDIAHEAGYTIASFLWPVTGRNKAIKYNLTEIFANRPWQSQALISLWSSSPKFVLDLERKFGKMRKGIQQPELDHFLTAGIVDTIHSKNPDLMAIHLVDLDSTRHHFGVDSQEAKAAIRRMDDHLNQIITAMKEKGIFEETVLALFGDHYQLDTHTVVRLNQLFKAQGWLKETKDGLIQEWDVLAKGADGSCYIYTKPEVDLAEVHQLLAQHSEQIETIYTQEEAARLGADETCSFLVEAKKGYYFISDSNGSFLEEIKSTKETPFHKGTHGYSPKKENYETTLFISGPSINADARIPVARLIDEGPTFLHAMGLKFPQAVDGKVLKGLFN
- a CDS encoding MurR/RpiR family transcriptional regulator gives rise to the protein MTNNLDLSNRINQNYPLLSKKEKHVAAFILENKNDVESWNIKDLSRLTETSNATISRFCAKLHYRNFSEFKTFVSQELGENPMPLQVPVKIASYYTQLINSASQLIETQQITDFVEAIHLSNKILICGVGNSGLSAMELKYRLVRMGLIVDVVTDPHMMLMDAVLLKKYDLMIAISNYGQTQAVIDACTIAKKEHATVFVITNQNHTPLTNIADQVLFASGRTSIPDDQFINSQLPIHFILDVLCYVLLENKSYKNNRKKTIFALDLH
- a CDS encoding peptide ABC transporter substrate-binding protein — encoded protein: MNTKKQTSQLIVFALLIFLSACGSNEKSNEQNESSEAVLASEQVMHLTVESELATTDSVLVAENITFAGVNQFIEGLYRLDENNEPIPALAESEEISEDGLTYTFHLRDDAKWSNGEPVTAHDFVFSWRRNVDPTSGAAYAYLFEDIKNASDIMTEQLPLEELGVKALDETTLEVTLETPIAYFPSLMSFVSFFPQNEAFVRNAGDQYGTSSETTLTNGPFLLSDWDSGLDESWNYEKNPAYWDAENIHLTKITNQVIKDVSTGVNLFEKGDVDNALLSGEYAKQFQKDPSYTVEYFSRTNYLEVNQSDNPYLKNETFRKALALAINREELTSVILNNGSLPITGLVPDHFVKNPESGTEFAEEAGDFYTYDLPKAQMLVEEAKAELGVDTIELELLGDDDETSKRVMEYLQGELQNNLEGVNITLLNVPFSARLAKAAAGDFDLISSGWSGYVSDPMIMLDVLYSTSSYNNGGYSNAEVDQLIDDAKGIHANKANLRWTDMLKAHQIALDDVALIPLYQKGEAMLRNPKIKNININSVGARYSYKDAYIID
- a CDS encoding N-acetylmannosamine-6-phosphate 2-epimerase, giving the protein MNMLDKVKSELIVSCQALDHEPLHSSYIMGRMAVAAEEGGAKGIRSNSKEDIIEIKKNTELPVIGIVKRDYDDSEVFITATMKEIDELAESKCDMIALDATSRVRPNGETLESFVQAIHAKYPSILLMADTATIDEAIEAERLGFDCVSTTLMGYTKESQGDNIADNDFERLKIILASVKVPVIAEGHIDTPEKAKRCKELGVHSIVVGSAITRPQLITAEFVGKMKEVK